In the Sandaracinus amylolyticus genome, CGGCCACACGAAGCGATGCGCCCCACGCAGCGGCGCGGTCTCGCAGAGCTCTCGCGCGAGCATCAGCCCTTCGATCGCGACCTCGCGATCGCGCGCATCGGCGAAGAAGCGCGACGAGACGATCGGGGCGTCGCGCGGATCGGCGCTCGGATGGCGCAGCGAGCCCGTCCCCACCGGCTTTCCGACGTGCATCATCACGCCGACGCCGGGCAGCGCGACGCCCCGCCCGATCGGGAAGAACCAGAACGATCCCGCCTGCAGCTGCAGGTCGCCGTCGAAGCGCGAGTGCTTCGAGCGCAGCCGCAGCGCGACCTGGATCAGCGGTCCGTGCACGTCCGAGCGCATCGGCGCGCGCGGCCAGCAGAAGACCGCAGTGCCCGGATGATCGAGCAGCTGCGCGCCCACCGCGGGCACGTCGCGCACCCGGCGCACGCCGAGCCTCGCGAGCTCCTCGCGCGGACCGACGCCCGAGCGCAGCAGGATCCCCGGCGTCGCGAGCGCGCCCGCGGAGAGCACCACGCGGCGCGCCGAGAGCGTGTGCACGACACCGTGTCGCTCGACCTCGACCCCGCACACCCGCGAGCCTTCGATCAGCACGCGATGCACCAGCGTGTGATCGCGGATCGTCAGGTTGCGGCGCGCGCGCACCTCGGGCCCGAGCCAGCACGACGCGGCGTCCTGCCTGACTCCGTCGATCACGTTCATCGCGTGGGCGCCCACGCCCAGCGCGCCCGGTCGGTTGTGATCCTCGACCGGCGCAAAGCCCATCGACAGGCACGCATCGCGATAGGCGCGCTGCCACGGCACGAGCTCGTCCTCGCGGGCGCGACGGATCGGGAGCGGGCCGCGATCGCCATGGATCTCGGGGTCGCGCGCGCCGAAGTCGAGGTCGCGCTCGAGCCGCCGGAACGCGGGCAGACAGCGCGACCACGACCACGCGCGGAGGCCACGATCGGCCCACTCGTCGTAGTCGGCGGGCACGCCGCGCAGCGCGATGCAGGTGTTCACCGCCGACGAGCCTCCGACGACACGACCGCGCGGCATCGGCACCGGCGCGAGGCTGCGATCGCTCGGGCGGTGGCGGAACCCCCAGTCGTGCCGCTGGTAGCTGTTGCGCGTGCCGTCGCGCAGGTCGTCGGGGCGCGCGCTCGGGTAGTCGGGCCCGGCCTCGAGGAGCAGCACGTCGTGATCGCTGCGCTCGCTGACGCGCGATGCGATCACGCAGCCCGCCGAGCCGGCACCGACGACGATGGTGTCCGCGTGGAGCGTCGGGCGCCGCATCGAGCGCGCGCGTTGTAGCTCAGGCCACGCCGAGCTCCACCCCGCTCGGTGAGCCGACATGGTGCGGCGTCAGCGCGCACCCTCGGCGCGCGAGAGCGGGCGAGCGGCGCTGCCTTCGACGCCCGCGCTCGGCGGGGGCCGGCACGGCAGCTCGACGACGAGCTTCGTGCCGACGCCGAGCCGACTCTCCGCGCGGATCGTCCCGCCGTGGGCGATCACGATCGAGCGCGCGATGTAGAGCCCGATCCCCAGACCGCCGTAGTGCGCCCAGGGGACCGCGCGCTCGAACCGATTGAACACGTAGGGGAGGCGCGCGGGGTCGATGCCGATCCCGTGGTCCTCCACGATCAGCTCGGCCGTGTCGCCGACCTGCCGGATCCGGATCTCGATCGGGCGGCCCTCACCGAACTTCACCGCGTTGGAGACGAGGTTCGTGAGCACCTGCTCGACGCGGAGCGCGTCCCACGAGCCGACGACGCGCGCCGGGCTCTCGATGGTGACCGGGGATCCCTTGCTCCGGAGCTCGATCTCCATCTGCTGGACCACCTCGCGCGCCAGGTCGCCGAGGACCACCGCGCTCCGCTGGAGCGGGAGCCCCGACTGATCGATGCGCGCGACGTCGAGCAGCTCGTCGATCAGACGCTGGAGCTTGCGCGACTGGCGCGCGATGAGCTCGAGCGGTCGCTCGAGCGCGAAGCCCGAGAGCGCCCTCGCGTCACCGCGCGCGACGCGGCTCAGCGCGTCGACCGCGAGCTTCAGCGAGGTCAGCGGAGTGCGGAGCTCGTGAGAGGCGACGGTGAGGAACTCCTCGCGCTGGCGGAGCGCGTGCTGGGTCTCGCGGAGCAGTCGCGCGTTGTCCATCGCGAGCGCCACGCGGCGCCCCAGCTCCTCGGCGAGCTCGACGTCCTCGGGGGCGAAGCGCCGCGGAGCGCGGGAGCCCAGCGTGAGCGCGCCGAGCGGCTGCTCGCGCACCGTCAGCGGGACGATGAGCGAGCTGCCGGCGCCGAGCGCACGAACGAGATCGACGTGGTGCTCGTCGACGCAGAACGCTCGGATCTGCTCGTCGGCCAGCTCGGGAACGTGGATCGAGGCGCCGCCCTGCAGCACCGCGGTGACCGGGGTCGGGGTGCCGATCCGCGCCGGATAGCGCTCGCAGAGCTCGCGGATCGTTGCGTGGAGCGAAGGGTCGCGGTGCGCGCCCGCTCTCCGCACGACCCGCCCCGACTCCACCAGATCGATCACCGCCCAGTCGCAGAGCGATCGGGTGCAGAGGCGCGCGAGCGACTCGAGCGTGCGGTCGGTGTCGAGGCTCGACGACACCAGCGCGGTGGCCTCGCCGAGCAGCGTCGCGCGGCGGCTCGCGGCCTCGGCTGCCACGCGCCCGGCGTGCTCTCGCTCGAGTAGGAGCGCGTTCTCGAGCGAGATCGCGGCCTGCGCGGCGAGCAGCTCGAGGACCGCCACGCGCTCCGGCGTGAACGCGCCCGCCACGATGTCGTTCTCGAGGTAGAGCACCGCGACCACGTCGGACTGGCGGCGGACCGGGAGGCAGAGCACCGAGCGCGGGCGCGACGCCGCGACCGTCGCGGCCCCGGCGAAGCGCCCGGGGTCCCGCGCGGCGTCGTCGAGCAGCACGCGCTCGTGAGTGCGCGCGACGTAGCGCTCCACCATCTGGGCGAACGCCGGTGACTCGCCGGTCGGCGCGGGCAGCTCCTCCAACGCGATCTCGTGCGGCGCGTCGAGCACGCCGCCGCGCAAGAGCGCGAGCCGCGCGCGCCGCGCGCCGCCCTCCTCGAGCACGACCCGCAGCAGCGTCTCGAAGAGCGCTTCGCGCACGATCGCGCCGGAGATGGTCTGGGAGGCCTTGATGACGGAGAGCAGATCGAGCTGCTCCGCGCTCACCGCCAAGGTCGCCGTCGGCCCCGGCGCCGTTCGCTGGGCGAGCTGCGGATGCGCGCGATCGAGCTGCCGCACCTTCGCGTCGGCGCCCCAGCGCGCGTAGCTCGCGCGCGCCTCGCGGACGTACGCGTCGGCGACGAGCTTGAACCCCCTCGCGCGATAGAAGCCCGACGCGACCTCGCACGCGATCGCCTCGTGATG is a window encoding:
- a CDS encoding GMC family oxidoreductase; this translates as MRRPTLHADTIVVGAGSAGCVIASRVSERSDHDVLLLEAGPDYPSARPDDLRDGTRNSYQRHDWGFRHRPSDRSLAPVPMPRGRVVGGSSAVNTCIALRGVPADYDEWADRGLRAWSWSRCLPAFRRLERDLDFGARDPEIHGDRGPLPIRRAREDELVPWQRAYRDACLSMGFAPVEDHNRPGALGVGAHAMNVIDGVRQDAASCWLGPEVRARRNLTIRDHTLVHRVLIEGSRVCGVEVERHGVVHTLSARRVVLSAGALATPGILLRSGVGPREELARLGVRRVRDVPAVGAQLLDHPGTAVFCWPRAPMRSDVHGPLIQVALRLRSKHSRFDGDLQLQAGSFWFFPIGRGVALPGVGVMMHVGKPVGTGSLRHPSADPRDAPIVSSRFFADARDREVAIEGLMLARELCETAPLRGAHRFVWPREQTLRDRARLDAMLPTHCDSGYHPCGTVPMGEAVDEHGRVDGIEGLHVADASIMPTVPTANIHLAVLMIGERFGAWLRDGFDSDA